The following are encoded in a window of Microbacterium sp. LWO13-1.2 genomic DNA:
- a CDS encoding MFS transporter, protein MSPADTTVKTRGLGAMQDRNFRWFFLARAITLITGSMSSIALAFAVLDIDNDARSLSLVLAAFTISNIVFVLFGGVIADRLPRALIIQSCYVVDILSIGTIAALLFTGTATVPLIAILAAINGASTAFVLPAMQGLIPQLTTPEHLQQANAMLSFVRSMVTIGGPIIAGVLVATAGPAWAMVVQAAGWVAAIPILALVKLPPPAHGGGTTMFHDLRVGWREFWSRSWLWAIVLAFMVMNAIHVGAWGVAGPYIAKNNDLLGISGWGWVVSAEGVGVLLMTLILMWFPLKKPLRYGMIGMAAFAIPLTVLGVHPAVVLLAIAAFIAGAGAEVFSTGWNLAMMENIPGEKLSRVSSYDMLGSFVVMPIGTLIYGWLITHADAATVLITSGIVYAAVALATLVVPSVWRMGRPTDAPLADAG, encoded by the coding sequence ATGAGTCCCGCAGACACCACCGTCAAGACCCGCGGCCTGGGCGCGATGCAGGACCGGAACTTCCGATGGTTCTTCCTCGCGCGGGCGATCACGCTGATCACCGGGTCGATGTCGTCGATCGCGCTCGCGTTCGCAGTGCTCGACATCGACAACGATGCTCGTTCGCTCTCGCTCGTGCTCGCCGCGTTCACGATCAGCAACATCGTGTTCGTGCTCTTCGGCGGGGTCATCGCCGATCGACTGCCGCGAGCGCTGATCATCCAGTCCTGCTACGTCGTCGACATCCTCTCCATCGGAACGATCGCCGCGCTCCTGTTCACCGGGACGGCGACGGTTCCGTTGATCGCGATCCTCGCCGCGATCAACGGAGCATCCACCGCCTTCGTGCTGCCGGCGATGCAGGGCCTCATCCCGCAGCTGACCACGCCGGAGCACTTGCAGCAGGCGAACGCGATGCTCTCATTCGTGCGCTCGATGGTGACGATCGGCGGCCCGATCATCGCGGGTGTGCTCGTGGCGACGGCGGGCCCTGCCTGGGCGATGGTCGTCCAGGCAGCCGGCTGGGTCGCCGCGATTCCGATCCTGGCCCTCGTGAAGCTGCCTCCTCCCGCACACGGCGGAGGGACGACGATGTTCCACGATCTGCGCGTCGGGTGGCGGGAGTTCTGGAGTCGATCGTGGCTGTGGGCGATCGTGCTCGCGTTCATGGTGATGAACGCGATCCACGTCGGCGCCTGGGGCGTGGCCGGACCGTACATCGCGAAGAACAACGACCTGCTGGGTATCTCCGGCTGGGGCTGGGTGGTCAGTGCCGAGGGCGTCGGCGTCCTGCTGATGACGCTGATCCTGATGTGGTTCCCGCTGAAGAAGCCGCTCCGCTACGGAATGATCGGGATGGCCGCGTTCGCCATTCCGCTGACCGTGCTCGGCGTGCACCCGGCTGTCGTGCTGCTCGCGATCGCGGCGTTCATCGCGGGGGCGGGCGCCGAGGTCTTCAGCACGGGGTGGAACCTCGCGATGATGGAGAACATCCCGGGCGAGAAGCTCTCCCGGGTCTCCAGCTACGACATGCTGGGCAGCTTCGTCGTGATGCCGATCGGCACGCTGATCTACGGTTGGCTGATCACGCATGCGGATGCCGCGACCGTTCTCATCACGTCGGGCATCGTGTACGCGGCCGTGGCATTGGCGACTCTGGTCGTGCCGAGCGTGTGGCGGATGGGTCGCCCGACGGATGCTCCGCTCGCCGACGCGGGCTGA
- a CDS encoding HTH domain-containing protein has product MAFSKSTDPHLTLRRIERQHALIEELRRRRGAPRSALSLGSALGVTARTVERDIARMRESGIPIRVQRGPGGGYLFDVRSDIGPILLEPGEIAALLVALVALGPTATDSARTSMHKLTLALMPTGDS; this is encoded by the coding sequence GTGGCATTCTCCAAATCGACCGATCCCCACCTGACGCTCAGGCGGATCGAACGGCAGCACGCACTCATCGAGGAGCTGCGACGCCGTCGAGGTGCGCCGCGATCGGCACTGTCCCTCGGCTCGGCTCTGGGTGTCACCGCACGCACCGTCGAACGAGACATCGCCCGGATGCGCGAGAGCGGCATCCCGATCCGCGTGCAGCGGGGCCCCGGCGGCGGCTATCTGTTCGACGTCCGTTCGGACATCGGCCCGATCCTGCTCGAGCCTGGCGAGATCGCCGCCCTTCTCGTCGCGCTGGTCGCGCTCGGGCCGACCGCGACGGACTCCGCGCGCACGAGCATGCACAAACTCACCCTCGCCCTGATGCCGACCGGAGATTCATGA
- a CDS encoding Imm8 family immunity protein — MGRGLASPTGIFSVRAIVRDAFSTDFDFESYDSVDPSDDGQWIRLLIGPDIGPGEESFDILVCTPRWLARRVEESGPILGRHMLVMSSLNLSEAVRVLRTAAESVSGEMWRDVVFELAQIGFWEFQDYRANEID, encoded by the coding sequence ATGGGCCGCGGTCTTGCAAGCCCCACCGGGATCTTTTCAGTGAGAGCTATAGTTCGCGACGCATTCAGTACAGATTTTGACTTCGAATCCTACGACTCCGTGGATCCCTCTGACGATGGTCAATGGATCCGCTTACTCATCGGACCTGACATCGGTCCAGGTGAGGAGTCTTTCGACATCTTGGTTTGCACTCCCCGGTGGCTCGCGCGCAGAGTTGAAGAATCGGGACCGATTTTGGGCCGCCACATGTTGGTGATGTCATCTCTGAATCTGAGTGAAGCTGTACGGGTTCTACGTACCGCCGCAGAATCTGTTTCGGGGGAGATGTGGCGCGACGTCGTGTTCGAGCTGGCGCAAATTGGATTCTGGGAGTTTCAAGATTATCGAGCGAATGAAATTGACTGA
- a CDS encoding fumarylacetoacetate hydrolase family protein, giving the protein MPADTIAQIAAELAEADRAHSVIPRITARYPEATVEDSYAIQGVWRDTQIAAGRRLVGRKIGLTSRAMQQATGITEPDYGVMFDDTVYESGSEIPVDDFSNVRIEVELAFVLKHPLEGPDCTLDDALAAIDYAVPALEVLNSHIELEGRTIVDTISDNAAYGAMVLGTVHKRPDEIDLRWVPGLLFKNGEIEETGVAAGVLNHPATGVAWLANKFHQHGARLEAGEIILAGSFTRPMWVARGDEVLCDYGPMGTIECRFI; this is encoded by the coding sequence CTGCCTGCAGACACCATCGCGCAGATCGCGGCCGAGCTGGCCGAGGCCGACCGCGCGCACAGCGTGATCCCCCGCATCACGGCCCGGTACCCCGAGGCGACGGTCGAGGACTCGTACGCGATCCAGGGCGTCTGGCGCGATACGCAGATCGCGGCCGGCCGCCGGCTCGTCGGCCGCAAGATCGGCCTGACCTCCCGCGCGATGCAGCAGGCCACCGGCATCACCGAGCCCGACTATGGCGTGATGTTCGACGACACGGTGTACGAGTCGGGATCCGAGATCCCGGTCGACGACTTCTCGAACGTGCGCATCGAGGTGGAACTGGCGTTCGTGCTGAAGCATCCGCTCGAAGGTCCGGACTGCACCCTCGACGACGCTCTCGCCGCGATCGACTACGCCGTCCCGGCGCTCGAGGTGCTGAACTCGCACATCGAGCTGGAAGGCCGCACGATCGTCGACACGATCAGCGACAACGCCGCCTACGGAGCGATGGTTCTCGGTACCGTGCACAAGCGCCCCGACGAGATCGATCTGCGGTGGGTGCCAGGGCTGCTCTTCAAGAACGGCGAGATCGAGGAGACCGGCGTCGCGGCCGGCGTGCTCAACCACCCAGCCACCGGCGTCGCGTGGCTCGCGAACAAGTTCCACCAGCACGGCGCGCGCCTGGAGGCCGGCGAGATAATCCTGGCAGGATCGTTCACGCGCCCGATGTGGGTGGCGCGCGGCGACGAGGTGCTGTGCGATTACGGACCGATGGGAACAATCGAATGCCGCTTCATCTAG
- the glyA gene encoding serine hydroxymethyltransferase, with product MTDRYFNAPLSEVDPEIAEVLERELNRQRSYLEMIASENFVPVSVLQSQGSVLTNKYAEGYPGRRYYGGCEEVDVAEELAISRAKELFGSEFANVQPHSGATANAAVLHAIARPGDTLLGLSLDQGGHLTHGMKINFSGRLYNIVAYGVDPETSTIDMDEVRRLAVEHKPKVIIAGWSAYPRTLDFAAFREIADEVGALLWVDMAHFAGLVAAGLHPNPVPHAHVVSSTVHKTIGGPRSGFILTNDADLAKKINTAVFPGQQGGPLMHVIAAKATAFKLAGTPEFKERQERVLRGASLIADRLSQQDVKDAGIAVRSGGTDVHLVLVDLRDAEIDGKQAEDLLHEIHITVNRNAVPNDPRPPMVTSGLRIGTPALATRGFGDADFTEVADVIALALLPGADVEALRARVDALATAFPLYPDLQQ from the coding sequence ATGACCGATCGTTACTTCAACGCACCCCTTTCCGAGGTCGACCCAGAGATCGCCGAGGTTCTCGAGCGCGAGCTGAACCGCCAGCGCAGCTACCTCGAGATGATCGCATCCGAGAACTTCGTTCCCGTGTCGGTCCTGCAGTCGCAGGGCTCGGTGCTCACCAACAAGTACGCCGAGGGCTACCCCGGCCGTCGCTACTACGGCGGCTGCGAAGAGGTCGATGTCGCCGAAGAGCTGGCGATCTCCCGCGCCAAGGAGCTGTTCGGTTCGGAGTTCGCGAACGTCCAGCCGCACTCCGGCGCCACCGCGAACGCCGCCGTGTTGCACGCGATCGCGCGCCCCGGCGACACCCTGCTCGGACTCTCCCTCGACCAGGGCGGCCACCTCACCCACGGCATGAAGATCAACTTCTCGGGCCGTCTCTACAACATCGTCGCCTACGGCGTGGACCCCGAGACCTCGACCATCGACATGGACGAGGTTCGTCGCCTCGCCGTCGAGCACAAGCCGAAGGTCATCATCGCCGGCTGGTCGGCCTACCCGCGCACGCTCGACTTCGCCGCCTTCCGCGAGATCGCCGATGAGGTCGGTGCCCTGCTCTGGGTCGACATGGCGCACTTCGCCGGTCTGGTCGCTGCGGGTCTGCACCCGAACCCGGTGCCGCACGCGCACGTCGTCTCCTCGACGGTGCACAAGACCATCGGCGGCCCGCGCTCGGGCTTCATCCTCACCAACGACGCCGACCTCGCGAAGAAGATCAACACGGCGGTCTTCCCGGGTCAGCAGGGCGGCCCGCTCATGCACGTGATCGCTGCCAAGGCGACCGCGTTCAAGCTCGCCGGCACCCCGGAGTTCAAGGAGCGTCAGGAGCGCGTGCTGCGCGGCGCCTCGCTCATCGCCGATCGCCTGTCGCAGCAGGACGTGAAGGATGCCGGTATCGCGGTGCGTTCCGGCGGCACCGACGTGCACCTCGTGCTCGTCGACCTGCGCGATGCCGAGATCGATGGCAAGCAGGCCGAGGACCTCCTGCACGAGATCCACATCACGGTGAACCGCAACGCCGTTCCGAACGACCCGCGTCCGCCGATGGTGACCTCGGGTCTGCGTATCGGCACCCCGGCGCTCGCCACCCGCGGTTTCGGCGACGCCGATTTCACCGAGGTCGCCGACGTCATCGCGCTCGCGCTCCTGCCCGGTGCTGACGTCGAGGCCCTCCGCGCCCGTGTCGACGCGCTCGCCACGGCGTTCCCGCTGTACCCGGACCTGCAGCAGTAA
- a CDS encoding alpha/beta hydrolase yields the protein MTTSLLLLSGAGLPAWAWDDVVGGLSAPATVAPRPTVENATVTDYARAALDAAPEGDLTLIAHSAGGVVASEVARLAPERIRGVLAVAAIIPKADASFASSLPFPNRVILPLILRLAGTRPPESALRNGLGAGVDEETVRRFIDDLEPEPRSYFLSRVASNAALAAVPRTTYVLTAGDKEIPPQLQRGYAARLRDPRIVEIAGGHYPMISNIPALRAAIKDFLAVPAQ from the coding sequence ATGACAACTTCTCTGCTTCTGCTTTCCGGTGCCGGTCTCCCCGCATGGGCGTGGGACGACGTCGTCGGAGGACTGTCCGCCCCCGCCACGGTGGCGCCGCGACCGACCGTCGAGAACGCGACGGTCACCGACTATGCGCGGGCCGCGTTGGACGCCGCCCCCGAGGGAGACCTGACCCTCATCGCTCACTCCGCCGGCGGCGTCGTCGCGAGCGAGGTGGCGCGCCTCGCCCCCGAGCGGATCCGTGGCGTTCTGGCGGTCGCGGCCATCATCCCGAAGGCGGACGCCTCGTTCGCGTCGTCGTTGCCGTTCCCCAATCGGGTGATCCTCCCGTTGATCCTTCGGCTCGCGGGAACCAGGCCGCCGGAGTCGGCACTCCGTAACGGTCTCGGAGCCGGCGTCGACGAAGAAACCGTGCGGCGCTTCATCGATGATCTCGAGCCGGAACCGCGCAGCTACTTCCTGAGTCGAGTGGCGTCGAACGCCGCGCTCGCGGCGGTGCCGAGAACGACCTACGTTCTCACCGCTGGCGACAAGGAGATCCCGCCGCAGCTGCAGCGTGGCTACGCCGCGCGGCTGCGCGATCCGCGCATCGTCGAGATCGCCGGCGGACACTACCCGATGATCAGCAACATTCCCGCGCTGCGCGCGGCGATCAAGGACTTTCTGGCTGTCCCTGCTCAGTAG
- the hpaD gene encoding 3,4-dihydroxyphenylacetate 2,3-dioxygenase, producing the protein MTNRDDMTLTSSGFYVSQEAPIHPDDPTPTPTSTPPDILRCAYMELVVTDLAASRVFYVDVLGLYVTEEDDEAIYLRSTEEFIHHNLILRKGPIAAVAAFSYRVRTPEDLDRAVEFYSELGCEVRRNENGFVKGIGDSVRVIDPLGFPYEFFHATDHVERMSWRYDLHIPGELVRLDHFNQVTPDVPRAVKFMQDLGFRVTEDIQDDEGTVYAAWMRRKPTVHDTAMTGGDGPRMHHVCFATHEKHNILAICDKLGALRRSDAIERGPGRHGVSNAFYLYLRDPDGHRVEVYTQDYYTGDPDNPVITWDVHDNQRRDWWGNPVVPSWYTEASLVLDLDGNPQPVVARTDSSEMAVTIGADGFSYTREGEDSMPEYKQGEYKLGHQL; encoded by the coding sequence ATGACCAACCGCGACGACATGACGCTGACCTCCTCCGGGTTCTACGTGAGCCAGGAGGCGCCGATCCACCCGGACGACCCCACTCCGACGCCGACGAGCACCCCGCCGGACATCCTGCGCTGCGCCTACATGGAGCTCGTCGTCACCGACCTCGCTGCATCCCGCGTGTTCTACGTCGACGTCCTCGGCCTGTACGTGACCGAGGAGGATGACGAGGCGATCTATCTGCGCTCCACCGAGGAGTTCATCCACCACAACCTCATCCTCCGCAAGGGCCCGATCGCCGCCGTCGCCGCGTTCTCCTATCGTGTGCGGACGCCAGAGGACCTCGACCGCGCCGTCGAGTTCTACTCCGAGCTCGGCTGCGAGGTGCGCCGCAACGAGAACGGCTTCGTGAAGGGCATCGGCGACTCGGTGCGCGTGATCGACCCGCTCGGTTTCCCGTACGAGTTCTTCCACGCCACCGATCACGTCGAGCGGATGTCGTGGCGCTACGACCTGCACATCCCCGGCGAGCTGGTGCGCCTCGACCACTTCAACCAGGTCACGCCCGACGTCCCTCGTGCGGTGAAGTTCATGCAGGACCTCGGCTTCCGCGTCACGGAGGACATTCAGGATGACGAGGGCACCGTCTACGCCGCCTGGATGCGCCGGAAGCCCACTGTGCACGACACCGCGATGACCGGCGGCGACGGCCCGCGGATGCACCACGTGTGCTTCGCCACGCACGAGAAGCACAACATCCTCGCGATCTGCGACAAGCTCGGCGCGCTCCGCCGCTCCGACGCGATCGAGCGCGGCCCTGGTCGCCACGGCGTGAGCAACGCGTTCTACCTCTACCTGCGCGACCCCGACGGCCACCGCGTCGAGGTCTACACGCAGGACTACTACACCGGCGACCCCGACAACCCGGTCATCACCTGGGACGTGCACGACAACCAGCGCCGTGACTGGTGGGGCAACCCTGTCGTGCCCTCGTGGTACACCGAGGCGTCGCTCGTGCTCGACCTCGACGGCAACCCGCAGCCGGTCGTCGCGCGTACGGACTCGAGCGAGATGGCGGTGACCATCGGCGCCGACGGATTCTCGTACACCCGCGAGGGCGAGGACTCCATGCCCGAGTACAAGCAGGGCGAGTACAAGCTGGGCCACCAGCTGTGA
- a CDS encoding DUF6882 domain-containing protein gives MTFAALQPLADRAILFTSLRQDALSAAADALGEHRWDADMQAGTLTFTANADPSRQLVTRAHLVATIAPGPRSLLWAWAHPRGDAAGLASQLQAYGAQHGVAELTAPELAFPADADADVDGWIARAAHTVGGVAVELTGRAPYYSAPVGGGTRAVFILDAPLAPLTVVDAMIALPRILSGLALADARTAVWDLARLANWTLTWTDQSFSGATVTDATGSATFRFDEQARITGIESTVGPQVP, from the coding sequence ATGACCTTCGCCGCACTCCAGCCGCTCGCCGATCGAGCGATCCTGTTCACCTCGCTCCGCCAGGATGCCCTCTCCGCGGCCGCCGACGCACTCGGCGAGCACCGCTGGGACGCCGACATGCAGGCCGGAACGCTCACGTTCACCGCCAACGCCGACCCGAGCCGTCAGCTCGTCACGCGCGCGCACCTCGTCGCCACGATCGCCCCCGGCCCGCGCTCGCTGCTCTGGGCATGGGCGCACCCCCGCGGTGACGCCGCAGGACTCGCCTCTCAGCTGCAGGCGTACGGCGCCCAGCACGGCGTCGCCGAGCTCACCGCGCCGGAGCTCGCGTTCCCCGCAGACGCGGATGCGGATGTCGACGGCTGGATCGCCCGTGCTGCCCACACCGTGGGCGGAGTCGCCGTCGAACTGACCGGCCGGGCCCCGTACTACTCGGCCCCCGTCGGCGGCGGCACCAGAGCGGTCTTCATCCTCGATGCGCCGCTCGCCCCGCTGACGGTCGTCGACGCGATGATCGCGCTCCCCCGCATCCTGTCCGGACTCGCCCTCGCGGACGCGCGGACCGCCGTCTGGGATCTCGCCCGTCTCGCGAACTGGACGCTGACCTGGACGGATCAGTCCTTCAGCGGGGCGACCGTCACGGACGCGACGGGATCTGCGACCTTCCGTTTCGATGAGCAGGCGCGCATCACCGGCATCGAGAGCACCGTCGGCCCTCAGGTTCCCTGA
- a CDS encoding HpcH/HpaI aldolase/citrate lyase family protein — translation MPLHLAPSFRAQLAGSDRPFVGMWVCSASPLLAEVAAGSGLDWLLIDMEHSATTLESVQMQLQAVAAYPITPLVRVPSNDTVTIKQILDLGAQNLIVPMVSSVDEARAAVAATRYPPLGVRGVGSALARSARWNRVDGYLQDASQYTSLTVQIETTAGVEAAADIAAEDGVDAIFVGPSDLAASMGLLGQQTHPDVVAAVERVFAAAKAAGTPVGVNAFDPTAADAYLAAGADFVAVGADVALLARASEALAARFIRPAGARTSY, via the coding sequence ATGCCGCTTCATCTAGCCCCCTCCTTCCGCGCGCAACTCGCGGGATCAGACCGCCCGTTCGTGGGCATGTGGGTCTGCTCCGCCAGTCCGCTCCTCGCCGAGGTCGCCGCGGGCTCGGGCCTGGACTGGCTGCTGATCGACATGGAGCATTCCGCGACCACGCTGGAGAGCGTGCAGATGCAGCTTCAGGCGGTCGCGGCCTATCCGATCACCCCGCTCGTGCGGGTGCCGAGCAACGACACCGTCACGATCAAGCAGATCCTCGACCTCGGCGCCCAGAACCTCATCGTGCCGATGGTCTCCTCCGTCGATGAGGCGCGTGCCGCCGTCGCCGCCACGCGGTATCCCCCGCTCGGCGTACGCGGCGTCGGCAGCGCTCTCGCGCGCAGCGCACGCTGGAACCGCGTCGACGGCTACCTTCAGGACGCCTCCCAGTACACGTCCCTCACCGTGCAGATCGAGACGACGGCCGGGGTGGAAGCCGCCGCTGACATCGCCGCCGAAGACGGAGTCGACGCGATCTTCGTCGGCCCCTCCGACCTCGCAGCGTCGATGGGTCTGCTCGGCCAGCAGACGCACCCCGACGTGGTCGCCGCGGTCGAGCGCGTCTTCGCTGCGGCGAAAGCGGCAGGCACGCCGGTCGGCGTGAACGCCTTCGACCCCACCGCCGCCGACGCCTATCTCGCCGCGGGGGCAGATTTCGTCGCCGTCGGCGCCGACGTGGCGCTTCTGGCCCGAGCATCCGAAGCTCTGGCCGCTCGATTCATCCGCCCGGCGGGTGCGCGCACCAGCTACTGA
- a CDS encoding bifunctional methylenetetrahydrofolate dehydrogenase/methenyltetrahydrofolate cyclohydrolase yields MTAKILDGKAASTEIKAELAERVSGLRARGIVPGIATVLVGADPASQLYVGMKHRQSEAIGMNSIQRELPADATQADVEALIDELNADPDCHGYIVQLPLPKHIDTDAILERIDPAKDADGLHPTNLGRLVLNVNAPIHTPLPCTPRGVIELLLRNDYDLKGKHVVVVGRGVTIGRSIGLLLTRRDINATVTLTHTGTVDMPRYLREADVIVAAAGVKHLIRAEDVKPGAAVLDVGVTRESDADTGKSLVFGDVHPDVASVAGWISPNPGGVGPMTVALLMTNVVEAAERLV; encoded by the coding sequence ATGACCGCGAAGATTCTCGACGGCAAAGCCGCTTCGACGGAGATCAAGGCCGAGCTCGCCGAGCGCGTTTCCGGGCTTCGTGCGCGGGGTATCGTCCCCGGCATCGCCACGGTGCTGGTCGGCGCCGACCCGGCCTCACAGCTCTACGTCGGCATGAAGCATCGGCAGTCCGAGGCGATCGGGATGAACTCGATCCAGCGCGAGCTGCCGGCCGATGCCACACAGGCGGATGTCGAAGCTCTCATCGACGAACTCAACGCCGACCCCGACTGCCACGGCTACATCGTGCAGCTGCCGTTGCCCAAGCACATCGACACCGACGCGATCCTCGAACGGATCGATCCGGCGAAGGACGCTGACGGCCTGCATCCGACCAACCTCGGCCGGCTCGTGCTGAACGTCAACGCCCCGATCCACACGCCACTGCCGTGCACCCCGCGCGGCGTGATCGAACTGCTGCTGCGCAACGATTACGACCTCAAGGGCAAGCACGTGGTCGTCGTCGGACGCGGTGTCACGATCGGTCGGTCGATCGGACTGCTGCTGACGCGCCGCGACATCAACGCCACGGTCACGCTCACGCACACCGGCACCGTCGACATGCCCCGCTACCTGCGGGAGGCCGACGTCATCGTCGCCGCGGCGGGGGTCAAGCACCTCATCCGCGCCGAGGACGTGAAGCCCGGAGCTGCGGTTCTCGACGTGGGCGTGACGCGCGAGTCGGACGCCGACACCGGCAAGAGCCTGGTCTTCGGCGACGTGCATCCCGATGTCGCGTCGGTGGCGGGCTGGATCTCGCCGAACCCCGGCGGGGTCGGTCCGATGACGGTCGCGCTGCTCATGACCAACGTGGTCGAGGCCGCGGAGCGGCTGGTCTGA
- a CDS encoding family 20 glycosylhydrolase has translation MVLTHSLPLVPVPASAVAGDGRMPLTSATRVHGDSPAAAQLIDAVERRSGIRLSPADDATKLGDITLRIDASVAEKEGYTLRIGDEAELVGSDEAGLFYGIQTLLQLLREDEDEDEAGWGLLRADIADAPRFGYRGVMLDVARHFFGVDDVKKFIDSTSALKFNHLHLHLSDDQGWRIQIDSWPLLTELSSSTSANGDPGGFYTKADYRGIVEYAASRHMIVVPEIDLPGHTHAIGVAYPELVEAPVMNDNLISDSERLGQPLPVAGERYLGWGVGHSSVRIREEGTYDFVRDVIRELAEMTPGPYLHIGGDESHGTTQEDFDHFVERATAIVVEAGKIPVAWHEVGAADGIAEGTVGQYWGMTTPQGTHAEEAAHFVERGGALILSPADATYLDMKYDKDYPLGQDWAALIDVRSAYAWEPTAVLDVPDDAILGVEAPLWSETVGTLTEVEQLVFPRAAAQAEIVWSPKNAPERTWDSFRVRVGSLSPLWKAEGISYHPAAEIPWSRR, from the coding sequence ATGGTCCTTACCCATTCCCTTCCGCTTGTTCCGGTGCCCGCATCCGCTGTCGCGGGAGACGGACGGATGCCACTCACCAGCGCCACGCGCGTGCACGGCGACTCCCCCGCGGCGGCGCAGCTGATCGATGCCGTCGAGCGTCGCAGCGGCATCCGCCTCTCCCCCGCCGATGACGCGACGAAGTTGGGCGACATCACGCTGCGCATCGACGCGTCGGTCGCTGAGAAGGAGGGGTACACCCTCCGCATCGGCGACGAGGCCGAGCTCGTCGGCTCCGATGAGGCCGGGCTTTTCTACGGCATCCAGACCCTCCTGCAACTGCTTCGAGAAGACGAAGACGAAGACGAAGCCGGGTGGGGCCTGCTCCGCGCAGACATCGCCGATGCTCCGCGATTCGGGTACCGCGGCGTGATGCTCGATGTCGCCCGCCACTTCTTCGGTGTCGACGACGTGAAGAAGTTCATCGACAGCACCAGCGCCCTGAAGTTCAACCACCTGCACCTGCACCTCAGCGACGACCAGGGCTGGCGCATCCAGATCGATTCCTGGCCGCTGCTCACCGAGCTCTCCTCGAGCACGTCAGCCAACGGTGACCCGGGCGGCTTCTACACGAAAGCGGATTACCGCGGCATCGTGGAGTACGCGGCATCCCGGCACATGATCGTCGTCCCCGAGATCGATCTGCCCGGCCACACCCACGCGATCGGCGTCGCCTACCCGGAACTGGTCGAAGCTCCGGTGATGAACGACAACCTGATCTCCGATTCAGAGCGCCTCGGCCAGCCGCTGCCCGTCGCCGGGGAGCGCTACCTCGGCTGGGGAGTCGGCCACTCCAGCGTGCGAATCCGCGAGGAGGGCACCTACGACTTCGTGCGCGACGTGATCCGCGAACTCGCCGAGATGACCCCCGGCCCGTACCTTCACATCGGCGGCGACGAGTCGCACGGCACCACCCAGGAGGACTTCGATCACTTCGTCGAGCGCGCCACCGCGATCGTCGTCGAGGCGGGGAAGATCCCAGTCGCGTGGCATGAGGTCGGCGCTGCCGACGGCATCGCCGAGGGAACCGTCGGCCAGTACTGGGGCATGACCACGCCCCAGGGAACGCACGCCGAGGAGGCCGCCCATTTCGTCGAACGCGGCGGCGCACTGATCCTGTCGCCGGCGGACGCCACTTATCTCGACATGAAGTACGACAAGGACTACCCGCTCGGACAGGACTGGGCCGCGCTCATCGACGTCCGCTCGGCGTATGCGTGGGAGCCGACGGCGGTGCTCGACGTGCCCGATGACGCGATCCTCGGCGTCGAGGCCCCGCTGTGGAGCGAGACCGTCGGCACCCTCACCGAGGTCGAGCAGCTCGTGTTCCCGAGGGCCGCGGCGCAGGCCGAGATCGTCTGGTCGCCGAAGAACGCTCCGGAACGCACCTGGGATTCGTTCCGCGTCAGGGTCGGGTCGCTCTCCCCACTGTGGAAGGCTGAAGGCATCTCGTACCATCCCGCAGCCGAAATCCCCTGGAGCCGACGATGA